GGTGTAACCTAGGCGACCTGTTGGGCTTCATCAGgggatttttttggattttcagaTAACAGACATTTAAGAATTTCCCTTCCATGGCCACTCTCATTTTCTGTTCTCTTTTGGAGGGAAAATCTTACTCTTCTTATCTCTCTTCTCTCTGTCTTCTTTTGTTTTCTCCTGGTTCTTTATTAAAGGGAATTACAATGGACCTTTGGGTCTCCGAGTGAATGTATACATTGATATACAatccttttaaactaaactaagaCGACTTCATTAGTAAAAGTcgcaataaaaattacaaaatcctTATAATAAGAGTtcgaaaagtcgatttataaTTTGCCAAAAAGATAACTTTGGATCATTTTTTAATCGAATTAAAAATCAACtttcaaaatatcgattttcttCTTGATTAAACTCAtctttattgattttttcttgGTAAAAGTTTAATATCCCGTTTACACGATGCAATTATTCGTCATTCAACCTGTCATTCTTCATTCAACATATAATTACGAACTGTATTACATGTTTCgtcaaatacaattttataccaTGTTCACACGATACAATACTTTGTCATTACTTCATTCTTCTTTATTTAACCCCCAAATACAAAATCCATCTAACACTTCAGATCCGAATTACACAAGCTGTACAAAAAATTTGTCGTGGAAACGGGTTAATTTACTATTGTAATTCAAAAACCGCAATTCAACTCATCGTGTGAACGTGGTATtataagggcgagtttttctgataaagataatcttcagctgtattttcagttatcagtaacgATTACTTATtgtcttagtttaactgagtgtaattggccaactaaactcaagttataagttagaaaacacaattaacaacaaacaatgatttcggaagaacaaaaacttaatattttaagtaaattgcaattttttgatttattttgttttatttatcattgttttaaatgtttatttaacatttttgcaaaattttccattttacaaaagtattgtttgcaaaaaaacagctgttcattgtttatgtttttgagtgaaaagttggcaatactaacgaagttaactgagcttaaatctaaaactgaaaaacacaatcatcggttaaagtccgcctaaatttgttccaagtttaatctaacagcaagttaagcctagtttaacatgggagtaagaaacccggccTAAGTCAgctattttctttaagaaaataataaatagaaaaaaattatcaaacatTTTCTCTAAATTGGCAAAAGATTgccaactcagcaacagctgtatgaaccgccagtttttttttttacccaATGAAGGATGTCCAATCACAGAAATTCTGTTACGAATCTGTagataatttactttaaatagagaatttattaaatgatttcttaaaatagaaaacttaacgaaaattttctttaaactgatttttttttttttaaattttttcaaatttctttttcaaaataaagattacattatttttatatatattttttacatataaataaattttatttttttttgttgttgtttacataAAGTAGAAgtagacatacatacatcatcattatcatcattaatataaattagcatgtttaataattttacgtGTGTATTTTCAATAaaggcaatttttttttaaaaaaagggcgcattaaaaaatgttcaatttaaaaacattttctttcaaaaacttttataacaattcaaaaaaaagattttataatttattttctatcaCAAACATAACATGAATggaatgaattttaattattgttataataatgataataaatatattataatgccaaatagttgtttttgttgttgtttgtgtttaaGAAACTCTCGttgaataattataataataataatgttagattagttaattatttttagtatttttattattaattgcaAATGATTAATGCAGTTGTTGtatgtaaatgtgtgtgtgtaagttttAATCAAATcatgatataaattttattgatctGTAAGCGCGCCTGCGTgcgttaattaaattttagtttcctttttttatttttttccacaaattaattaaaaaaaatcttctttatttttaaagttttatagaaattttgaaattgtttaaacctatatagtttttacaaaacttgtttttttctctgttgTTGTTCATGTTCATTAAGAGCGTAGTTGTTTTAAGGTGTATTTAAGGCAGAGGAATTATTTTCACGTAGTTCATCGGGGAAACTGCTAACAGAGCCAGAACGTGAAGTAGATACTTTTGTCTGTaatagataaaaaaaaacaaagaaaatatttagatatATTGTATaagaaactaaagaaaaactaaatttaaaatttattatgtaaataaataaagatgaaaatatatatatttaaaacatgcATTTAAAATAAACCCTCCATTCACAAGaatcatttttaatatataaattcaatgttataaaataattaagcctcaaatttatgagaaaaaaagatggaaaaagtttttaaaatttccatgaaTTTTAAAGTACATTCAATGCAGCTTCATTCATAGTATTTTAGGTCTAGTACATTAGATTTTGATgctgaaaacaaataaaattggattgtttttgaaaacttttttggcCAACCAAATATAGTTAAGTATACCGAATAGAAAGAATTCTTAACTTTTATACTATATTCTGCATGATAATAAACTAAAAGCTATGGCAAAGAAGATCTAAGAATAGTTTTCGTGTAAAGgactcattttttttttcattgcccTTCAAAACCTTAGAGAAGATGTTCGGCGTTTTGAGGTGCAAGATACCAAATTGTCGTTTTAAAAATCTGCATGTGAATCATTACCAACTACACTATTAAAGCCGGCTTTaaacgatcacacaagtaatatgatctgtcaaagtTTTGTGTAGAGGAGtgcggatgggatcgtctaaacgcaatatgtaatgaaaccatcacacattgagagagaatacagatggaaaatttgacagtcgtatggctctcttcattttttgaaatgattcaaaaaacaagacGGTTTCATTAGAttagggatgtatttttatgtaaacacgtataaaaaaagtgaaacagctgtttccatctgactttttaatcatacgacttttattctctttttttgttatacggatggaattttattttactttttcattagacttgtcgtacgtaaagtgtaatcgtctgaagggccctttatagggttctataaatcgactttcgaataaaaaaagtcgaagtcgactattttctccaaaaagtcgataactcgactcgaaaaaggtcgataagtcgaaaaaaatcgcatgaagtcgaaaaaagtcgaaaagtcgtgaAAAGTcgtgaaaagtcggaaaaagtcgaaaacttaaaaattgtagaaacaagccaaaaatatttgaaaattttaaaaaagtgaaaaaagtcaaaaactctaaaatagtcggaaaaactcgaaaaaagtcaaaaaatagtcaaaagaagtcaaaaagtcgaaaaatgttggaaaaagtcgaaaactcaaaaattgtagaaacaagtcaaaaatagttaagaattttaaaaaagtgaaaaaaattcaaaaactcgaaaaaagttaaaaaatagtcggaaaaaagtcgaaagaagtcaaaaagtcgactatttataaaatacttatagtcgaaaagtctaaaagtcgacttttaattaaatgaaaaaagtcgaaaaaacgacttttcataaaatgcaaaaagtcgaaaaggcgaaaagtcgtcttttaactaaatgaaaaaggtATGGTATTTGGTTGAAAAagtttctatctatctatctatctatctatctatctatctatctatctatctatctatctatctatcattctATCCTTCTatccttctatctatctatctatctatctatctatctatctatctatctatctatctatctatctatctatctatctatctatctatctatcNNNNNNNNNNNNNNNNNNNNNNNNNNNNNNNNNNNNNNNNNNNNNNNNNNNNNNNNNNNNNNNNNNNNatatatctatctatctatcgatatatctatctatccatcgatatatctatctatctatctatctatctatctatctatctatctatctatctatctatctatctatctatctatctatctgtctatctatctatctgtctatctgtctgtctgtctgtctatctatctatctatctatctatctatctatctatccatctatctactTGGAGGgcttttttgcaatattaatATGTGTAGTTAGATGTGCGTGCATACTAtgtgatttaattaaaatttaatgtatgtatatattggtGTTTGTTTTCATGTGTAAGTGCGTGTTATTGTTACGTATTTGctcataaagttttcttttgattttgtagtttttttttgtttagaaagtatgtagatataattttctttttttaaaatacataaagttGTAGTTACCGCATGAGATTGGCACATAAAATTGTTGTGTTCATAGCTTACTTTGACGTTCTCATATGCCGAGCCAACTTTTTCCTCTATGGATCTCATTGATTCAGAATTTTTCATTTGAGAAAATTTCGAAGAAATGCCACCAGTAATGCTGCTAAAAACAGAAGCTGTCTTTTCGCCGGTTGATTTCAATACCGATTCAGTACGTTGAaatctgaaataaaataatatttattacattattaaataaaaaaattaaatgcatgtaaagttaatattttgtgTTGAGTATTTATAGTTAATTATAAAAGTTAAGATGTTGGAGAAAGTGTTTAGTATGAGACGCAAAATAAGGCATCCACTTATTTCGGTATTAGATCTTAAACGTAGTTAAAACAAGCTATTGtgttaaaattagtaattagtttttaaatgaaatgttaactttgttagtttgtttCAATTCTCAATCCATTTTTAACACAATTACTTACATGGGAGCATCATGGACAGCTTTTGTAAAATTACCAACACTTTGTTCAACAGTTTGAAAacttaaacagaaaaataataaaataaaatgaaatagaatacaaacaaaaataaataaaaacataaaaatcaaactaaaatataaaattaactaaaagtttaaagttttaagttaaaaaacttaCACTGAACTTTCCTTAACGTTTTTAATACCCTGGTTCATGTCATCGGTAATTTCTTTCCATACTGTAATACCCAATTTACGCTTAAGATCAGAAGCATGACGTGTTTTCGAGGCCAATACAGTGCGTAAAGTATTGATTTCTTCTTCCACACGAGCGAGTTCCTTTAATTAAAATCCAATagtttaatgttaatttaacaaaaatcaaaagcatTTAGTATTTACTTGACTCCATTCAGCTCTTTGCCTCTCTTGTTCTTCGACTGTTAAAGCAGCAAATTCAGCGGCAATATCAGCCGATGCTACAGATGCAGCAGGTGAAGTATTTCCAGTATTGTCTGCAATTAGTAATTGAATAGAATTTTgaatatgtaataaatattattaaccttGTAGgctttaaattacttaaatacttaattgatttaaaatagatctagttaatttattaacaatattaattCGCCACACATTTAGCACTTACATTCTAAAGACAAACATCATTTGTAAgcataaattagaaaatttaaatgtaaaagaaaattagttttattattgttacatACAAATTCTTgctaatatattgaaaacttgaAATTGATACTAAAACTTGAACTTGAATGTAGTTAAGACATGTTTCTATTGGTATTATTTGCCCTTCATATTTCTAGTTGTAATTTTATCTTCAGTTACTAGATGCTAGGGCATACGTATGTATGATCATTGCCATTTTAATGCTTGATTTacattgtttttaaatgaatataaatagaagtaattatgtatttataaaaacttaaatgatttataatttgATATTTGCGAAAATCAAAAATTACCTACTTGCGAGAAGTTTTGTACCTCGTTATATAAAAAGAAGAGAATTGATAACTTTGTTAAGCCTAGTATTTTTCCAGAGTCATTTGACTACTAGCTAGCCCaggaacatttaaaaataatatacatgtaCATTAGAGCTTCATGTTCAATATGGTTTTTCAACATTATCATTTTTAAAGAAGAGAGAAGTTAATTGAGAGTTAGAACGAAAATAGGATTGGTAAAGAACAAAGAACAGCCTACTTTCCGTATCATTAGATTCTAAACCTGAGATAGTGAAAATATGAAAGGAGATCAAAATCCTCacttttctatctatctatctatctatctatctatctatctatctatctatctatctatctatctatctatctatctatctatctatctatctatctatNNNNNNNNNNNNNNNNNNNNNNNNNNNNNNNNNNNNNNNNNNNNNNNNNNNNNNNNNNNNNNNNNNNNNNNNNNNNNNNNNNNNNNNNNNNNNNNNNNNNttatttatttatttatctatctatctatctatctatctatctatctatctatctatctatctatctatctctctatctatatATCAATCCATCTAACTATATATCTTTtaatccatctatctatctatctatctatctatctatctatctatctatctatctatctatctatctatctatctaactatatattttttaatccatctatctatatatctttcaatccatctatctatatatctttcaatccatctatctatatatctttcaatccatctatctatatatctttcAATCCATCCATCTATATAGTATCTTCAAATGTTCGTTGCAAAGGTTTTAACATCGAATATTTTGCACAAAAGTTCGGAATTCTTAAAaccaaattcattttttttttttaattcagcaCAGCACCTGCTTCTcgactatattttaaatatatacacatatgtaatttcaaaaatttgcatACAACTTTTCAAACAACGTGTTCTCACTTTTGTTGTCCATCCCTATATTATCTTTTACCTTTGGTTATTGTCGTTTGAGCGGGAGATccaatatttaagaattttttataattttcactaCTCGATATCTTTGCTATATAGGGTTTAGAAAAATCCACAAATGTCACCTTAACATCACGCATTGTACGTTTAGCAAAGAATTTCAAGCGAAAACGTTTTGCTATCGACATTGAGGGTGTTTGATTTGCTAATTTCGATATGATAAATTCCGTTTCGACAGCTTGCAATTCCAATTGATTGCTATAATCAGAATCGGTATCATAGAAAATTTGATCAAGTGTTAGATTACGTAAATATAAATCAGTTTCATCATTCCAATCAAGATCACAAGTATCGAGGGATGATGTTGTAGTAACATCATCTAGTTTGGGTAAATAGGGATCTTCAATAAATTCTAAACTAACTGGTTCAGAATCAGACATGATGttttttctatgtatttttttatgtttatcgaAAGGAGTTTCATACTCCACattgagagtttttttttttgtaatgatgtgtttttttttctttgttattttttttattattgggttttgtttttcgttttttgttttttgtttaatatttagcCTCTGTGAAGCGTAAAATTTACCAAGCTAAACTTTCTAATTTGATCATGCtataatacaataattttaaatttgctacaatttatacaacatttattaaatttaattattttatcacattttaaaatcactttttggttttaaaaacttcTACGGTTAGTTGTATATAACATTTttccgtatttttttttttaaatattctcaataaacacaaattatttctttctttagtttttgtattcTTCTTTGTCAAACAATTGTGAAATATTAAACTTGATCTATTTAGTTaatatatgtttcttttttctacttttattcCACGTTCTTGTTTTCTTCGTAGCCAACATTACACTAAAAACATATTTGGCAGTAAGTTAAGAAAATACTCACTCATACATAGCGCTAGTCAGCAATACATATTGTTAATAAACAGTTTGGTAGTAGAGAAACAACATCAGTAAGTAAGCTTAAAGTTGGCTAACAGAAACTCTACTAACAAAACGATAAACATAGATATAAATGAACATACACACTCACAGATATTGGTTTAGAAAAcagtatgtgtgtttttttttcaagctGTATGCTGTTTGTTCTGTGTTTAATGCTTTCATAACCGTGGCCACAACAAACAAAACCCCAAATCCCACAAAGAAACAACAATTTACTAATATAGATTATGCTGTCTCTATCTCTCACTCTCTCTGTTTTTGTCTGTGTAGTTACTAAATTTGTGAGAAAAAAAAGTTAAGATGTGATGATCATTATGCTGCTATGATGTTGATTTTATGGCAGGTTGTTTTAAAAGGTAGATATGCAAAATAAGTAGGTTGTATAGGAATATTatcttaaatatatgtatgtagtttataAGTATTCAAAAGTTACtatatataataacaattttcaatttttcttaacaacaaAAGCTGGATTCGAAAGAAGCGAAATAAGCAAACAATTCCATTTGGAatggttaggttaggtttatCACAGGTTGCCGTTTCGGCTTTACTTGGATCCATGTTAAACCCTTTGTAATAATACCTGTAAGAAAAGTAAGAGAGAGAGATAGGGAAGAGTGGTAAAGAGACAGTGGCAAAGAGAAAGTGAGAATAGGATTAAGATTTctgtttaagagaaaaaaatgccaGCAGCCATGGATGAAATAGTGCGAGTATTggatttacaattattttcacagATTAATGAATTCCATAAGACATTCTAATTGAATATTTGACAAATCGGACAGATCATCAAAGTATGTCGATCTAAGTGTCCGAAATCTAGCCTCCGCCAAAGCAAGACTATCGCAAAGAAGATGAGTAATAAATAGCCTCCGCCAAAGCAGGACAATCGCAAAAAAAATGGATAATAAAAAGTATGAGTATTGGATCACCAAAGTATGTCGATACAAGCGTCCGGAATCTGGTCTCCACCAAAGCAGGACTATCGCAAAGAACATGAGTAATAAATAGTGTGAGTATTGGATTGTTCTAAttgaatatttaacaaatcGGAATTTTGACCTCCGCCAAAGCAGGACAATCACAGAGAAgatgaataataaaaagtatGAGTATTGGATTGTTCTAATTGAATATTTGACAAATCGGAGAGATCATCAAAGTTTATCGATGCGAAATCTTTGCTCCGCCAAAGCAGGACAATCGCAGAGAAGATGAGTTATAATCTCTTCTTCATCCTCGTTCTGACAATGTCTGCAGTAATCGTTGAACGGAAGACCAATCGGTCTAGCATGCTTACCAAATTAACAGTGGTCAGTGATAACCGTTATCATCCTACTAAGCTGAGGTCTTTGAAGACCAAGaagatatttaaaactatatggATCCATTTGTGGCCACAGCGCTGTAGATGTTGAGCACGTGTGCTCACGTGACCATTTGTCGCGTGCAATGAAGAGGCTATATTCAGTGATCTGGCAATAGTGGAATACCGCAAAACTGATCTATGGTGTCAGCTTTTGTCAAGGAGTCAGCAATACTATTGCCATACGAAATCCCGTATCCTTTTACCCAAATTAGGGTTCAAATGTCTCGCCATTTCATAGAGAAAACACACCAAATAAGGATTTAATAGTTGGAGAAAACACACCAAATACGGATTTAATAGCAGCTTGACTATCGGTATAAATTCTGATTCAATTGGAATACAATTATAAAATGAAGAATTTTGGGTGGTTTACACTCAAAATTTGGGCTACATAGGCTATGGCTTACTTTATGCGAAAAGTGTTACCGTGAATTTCGTTCGTGAAAGCTGAAGTGAATAAATTGTGTAATTTCCAGATAATCATCGTATAGAACATCAACGCATTCATTCTTACGACAATTGGACctccgctccggaacgacccgattctTTAATCGGC
The window above is part of the Lucilia cuprina isolate Lc7/37 chromosome 6, ASM2204524v1, whole genome shotgun sequence genome. Proteins encoded here:
- the LOC111678165 gene encoding tumor protein D52 isoform X4, yielding MSDSEPVSLEFIEDPYLPKLDDVTTTSSLDTCDLDWNDETDLYLRNLTLDQIFYDTDSDYSNQLELQAVETEFIISKLANQTPSMSIAKRFRLKFFAKRTMRDVKVTFVDFSKPYIAKISSSENYKKFLNIGSPAQTTITKDNTGNTSPAASVASADIAAEFAALTVEEQERQRAEWSQELARVEEEINTLRTVLASKTRHASDLKRKLGITVWKEITDDMNQGIKNVKESSVFQRTESVLKSTGEKTASVFSSITGGISSKFSQMKNSESMRSIEEKVGSAYENVKTKVSTSRSGSVSSFPDELRENNSSALNTP
- the LOC111678165 gene encoding tumor protein D52 isoform X3 encodes the protein MSDSEPVSLEFIEDPYLPKLDDVTTTSSLDTCDLDWNDETDLYLRNLTLDQIFYDTDSDYSNQLELQAVETEFIISKLANQTPSMSIAKRFRLKFFAKRTMRDVKVTFVDFSKPYIAKISSSENYKKFLNIGSPAQTTITKDNTGNTSPAASVASADIAAEFAALTVEEQERQRAEWSQELARVEEEINTLRTVLASKTRHASDLKRKLGITVWKEITDDMNQGIKNVKESSVFQRTESVLKSTGEKTASVFSSITGGISSKFSQMKNSESMRSIEEKVGSAYENVKVSYEHNNFMCQSHATKVSTSRSGSVSSFPDELRENNSSALNTP
- the LOC111678165 gene encoding uncharacterized protein LOC111678165 isoform X1 — protein: MSDSEPVSLEFIEDPYLPKLDDVTTTSSLDTCDLDWNDETDLYLRNLTLDQIFYDTDSDYSNQLELQAVETEFIISKLANQTPSMSIAKRFRLKFFAKRTMRDVKVTFVDFSKPYIAKISSSENYKKFLNIGSPAQTTITKDNTGNTSPAASVASADIAAEFAALTVEEQERQRAEWSQELARVEEEINTLRTVLASKTRHASDLKRKLGITVWKEITDDMNQGIKNVKESSVFQTVEQSVGNFTKAVHDAPIFQRTESVLKSTGEKTASVFSSITGGISSKFSQMKNSESMRSIEEKVGSAYENVKVSYEHNNFMCQSHATKVSTSRSGSVSSFPDELRENNSSALNTP
- the LOC111678165 gene encoding tumor protein D54 isoform X2; the protein is MSDSEPVSLEFIEDPYLPKLDDVTTTSSLDTCDLDWNDETDLYLRNLTLDQIFYDTDSDYSNQLELQAVETEFIISKLANQTPSMSIAKRFRLKFFAKRTMRDVKVTFVDFSKPYIAKISSSENYKKFLNIGSPAQTTITKDNTGNTSPAASVASADIAAEFAALTVEEQERQRAEWSQELARVEEEINTLRTVLASKTRHASDLKRKLGITVWKEITDDMNQGIKNVKESSVFQTVEQSVGNFTKAVHDAPIFQRTESVLKSTGEKTASVFSSITGGISSKFSQMKNSESMRSIEEKVGSAYENVKTKVSTSRSGSVSSFPDELRENNSSALNTP